Proteins from a single region of Kogia breviceps isolate mKogBre1 chromosome 5, mKogBre1 haplotype 1, whole genome shotgun sequence:
- the ATP5PO gene encoding ATP synthase subunit O, mitochondrial, producing MAAPSVSRLSLQVRRFSTSVARPFAKLVRPPVQVYGIEGRYATALYSAASKQNKLEQVEKELLRVAQILKEPKMAASVLNPYVKRSIKMKSLNDMTAKEKFSPLTSNLINLLAENGRLNNTTGVVSAFSTMMSVHRGEVPCTVATASPLDEATLTELKTVLKSFLSKGQVLKLEVKIDPSIMGGMIVRIGEKYVDMSAKTKIQKLSKAMREIF from the exons ATGGCCGCGCCGTCAGTGTCCCGGCTCTCCCTGCAG gtgCGACGCTTCAGTACATCTGTGGCCAGGCCGTTTGCCAAGCTTGTGAGG ccacctGTTCAGGTATATGGTATCGAAGGTCGCTACGCCACTGCTCTTTATTCTGCTGCATCTAAACAGAATAAACTGGAACAAGTAGAAAAGGAACTGTTGAGAGTAGCA cAAATCTTGAAGGAACCCAAAATGGCTGCTTCTGTCTTGAATCCCTATGTAAAGCGttccattaaaatgaaaagcCTGAATGACATgacagcaaaagagaagttttctCCCCTCACGTCCAACCTGATCA ATTTGCTGGCTGAAAATGGTCGTTTGAACAATACCACTGGGGTCGTTTCTGCCTTTTCCACCATGATGAGTGTCCACCGGGGAGAAGTGCCCTGCACAGTTGCCACCGCATCT CCTTTAGATGAAGCCACTCTTACCGAATTAAAAACAGTCTTGAAGAGCTTCCTAAGTAAAGGCCAAGTATTGAAATTGGAAGTTAAG ATTGATCCATCAATCATGGGTGGAATGATTGTCCGTATTGGAGAGAAATATGTTGATATGTCCGCAAAAACCAAGATTCAGAAGCTGAGCAAAGCGATGCGGGAGATTTTCTAA